From Hippea alviniae EP5-r, the proteins below share one genomic window:
- a CDS encoding diguanylate cyclase produces the protein MDIIIFTMFEKLKRKSFKFKIMMTYILGLIIIGVSGYGYFIASQVRNLNNQVKEQREELIKQYKFMARTAVAVAENMINVMQNLALEGKLSKEQLKRMALENLNTIKYAPAGYVWCIKEDGTVLLDPPKPEITGKNIFKLKSAPYTTLAKLIENFRIQNGDFIEYDWYYPGIDSRTFKKISFVKDIPSVHWIIGSGFYLKDIEDRVNLFKEKQMRELIKSILLSLIPGIASSLVSLLIMYMLVLKMIKSVEDVADIAGRLIEDEASVNMKLPVITDGAIGKLIHNTNQYIEHLTKMIKFKEDLELTETEEEIFQLIGEFMEREFNVTKYRIYSVKDDKLRLVREKGELQCQWHDKCMKAAKKGIIMEEVCTENENYICYPIMSSQELMGVIELTLKKENLKVIKKTLNKFIQSSGHNINIKRLTKTLRELSLKDKLTDLYNRRFLEETIQAITSAAERQNIKIGIVMIDIDDFKKVNDTYGHSAGDEALKTVADILKAHFRRKSDLIVRYGGEEFLVIVQDVEENRLVEMLKEFKDEVSTTLIKSNGSTMKLTVSVGYSIFPVDTRDIKEAIEFADKALYKAKASGKNKIVRFKGGKDA, from the coding sequence TTGGATATAATCATTTTTACGATGTTTGAAAAGCTAAAAAGAAAGTCATTTAAGTTCAAGATAATGATGACATACATATTAGGGCTAATTATCATCGGTGTGTCGGGATATGGTTATTTCATAGCGTCACAGGTAAGAAATTTAAATAATCAGGTTAAAGAGCAACGAGAAGAGTTGATAAAACAATACAAGTTTATGGCAAGAACAGCAGTTGCAGTTGCAGAGAACATGATAAATGTAATGCAAAATTTAGCCTTGGAAGGAAAGCTAAGTAAAGAACAGCTAAAAAGAATGGCTCTTGAAAATCTCAATACGATAAAGTATGCTCCCGCGGGCTATGTCTGGTGTATAAAAGAAGATGGAACTGTACTTCTTGACCCGCCAAAGCCCGAAATAACAGGAAAAAATATCTTTAAGCTGAAATCTGCACCATATACAACTTTAGCAAAGCTTATAGAAAATTTCAGGATTCAGAACGGTGATTTTATAGAATATGATTGGTATTATCCCGGCATAGACTCAAGAACATTTAAAAAAATTTCGTTTGTTAAAGATATACCGTCGGTTCATTGGATTATAGGTAGCGGATTTTACCTTAAAGATATAGAAGATAGAGTAAATCTATTTAAAGAGAAACAGATGCGCGAGCTTATAAAGAGCATTCTATTGAGTCTTATACCAGGTATAGCGTCTTCTTTGGTTTCTCTTCTTATCATGTATATGCTTGTTTTAAAGATGATAAAGTCTGTTGAAGATGTAGCGGATATAGCAGGAAGACTTATAGAGGACGAAGCAAGTGTAAATATGAAACTACCTGTTATAACTGATGGAGCTATAGGCAAGCTGATTCACAATACAAATCAGTATATAGAGCATCTTACGAAAATGATAAAGTTCAAAGAAGACCTTGAATTGACAGAAACGGAAGAAGAGATATTTCAACTTATAGGAGAGTTTATGGAAAGAGAGTTTAATGTTACTAAATATAGGATATATAGTGTTAAGGACGATAAGCTGCGTTTAGTTAGAGAGAAAGGTGAACTTCAGTGTCAATGGCACGATAAGTGTATGAAAGCCGCAAAAAAAGGCATAATAATGGAGGAAGTCTGTACCGAAAATGAAAATTACATCTGTTATCCAATTATGTCTTCACAGGAGCTAATGGGTGTTATAGAGCTCACCTTGAAGAAAGAGAATTTAAAGGTTATAAAGAAAACTCTGAATAAGTTTATCCAAAGTTCTGGGCACAACATCAACATAAAAAGATTGACAAAAACATTGAGGGAGCTTTCTCTTAAAGACAAACTCACAGATTTATACAACAGAAGATTTTTGGAAGAGACGATTCAGGCTATAACATCTGCTGCAGAAAGGCAGAACATAAAGATAGGCATAGTGATGATAGACATAGATGATTTCAAAAAGGTAAACGACACATATGGACACTCGGCAGGAGATGAAGCACTAAAAACGGTTGCAGACATCTTGAAGGCTCACTTTAGGAGAAAATCCGATTTAATTGTCAGGTATGGCGGTGAAGAGTTTCTCGTAATTGTTCAGGATGTTGAAGAGAATAGGCTTGTTGAGATGCTTAAGGAGTTTAAAGATGAAGTTTCAACAACATTAATAAAATCCAACGGTTCAACCATGAAGCTTACCGTCAGTGTGGGATATTCAATCTTTCCTGTTGATACAAGGGATATAAAGGAAGCTATAGAGTTTGCAGATAAGGCTCTTTACAAAGCAAAAGCATCGGGCAAGAATAAGATAGTGAGATTTAAAGGGGGAAAAGATGCATAA